The Amycolatopsis mongoliensis genome includes a window with the following:
- a CDS encoding HNH endonuclease signature motif containing protein: MDSEAVWRADAVALADRISALLTVVRSVEAEIGSLLVEIESRGVMELFGYRSVGRLFEHLADVPKAAAENVVKRARALTPSRNLDGTPIPAVAPATGAAALDGRLSTPMIDTIVGAMTQVPPEHRDNAERDLLSFAEDAGHKQVAALGARILAHLDPDGTEPDTAEPATPSRELSLRRKRTGIWELQGRFDDETGARASALLDSLAERRRADDGPGFRSPQERYGDAFSDAIDLALNSPDLPMQAGERAHVMVAVSLEDLKSGVGQATLGDTGRISAAEARIHACDCQIIPAVLGGKSEPLDLGRLRRLVSPGLRRALYLRDRGCAFPGCHRPPRHCQGHHIRHWAEGGPTELGNLVLMCGHHHRLLHRSGWQVRIAADGLPEFLPPVFLDKRRKPRRNNLHQPLPFAA; encoded by the coding sequence GTGGACAGCGAAGCGGTGTGGAGAGCGGATGCGGTGGCCCTGGCCGACCGTATCTCCGCACTGCTCACTGTCGTGCGCTCTGTCGAGGCTGAGATCGGTTCTCTGCTCGTGGAAATCGAGTCGCGCGGGGTCATGGAACTCTTCGGCTACCGGTCTGTCGGCCGGTTGTTCGAGCATCTCGCCGACGTTCCCAAGGCCGCCGCCGAGAACGTGGTCAAACGAGCCCGAGCCCTCACGCCGAGCCGCAACCTCGACGGCACTCCCATCCCCGCCGTCGCTCCCGCCACCGGCGCCGCCGCGTTGGACGGCCGGTTGAGCACCCCGATGATCGACACCATCGTCGGTGCCATGACGCAAGTTCCGCCCGAGCACCGCGATAACGCCGAACGAGACTTGCTGTCCTTCGCCGAAGACGCCGGGCACAAGCAGGTCGCCGCACTGGGAGCCCGCATCCTGGCCCACCTCGACCCCGACGGCACCGAACCCGACACCGCCGAACCGGCCACGCCCAGTCGCGAGCTGTCGTTGCGCCGCAAAAGAACCGGGATCTGGGAACTTCAAGGCCGGTTCGACGACGAGACCGGCGCCCGCGCCAGCGCTCTGCTGGATTCCCTGGCCGAGCGCCGCAGAGCCGACGACGGCCCCGGCTTCCGTTCCCCGCAGGAACGCTATGGCGACGCGTTCTCCGACGCGATCGACTTGGCCCTGAATTCCCCGGACTTGCCGATGCAGGCGGGCGAACGAGCGCACGTGATGGTCGCGGTCTCGTTGGAAGACTTGAAGTCTGGTGTCGGTCAGGCGACGTTGGGCGATACCGGCCGCATCTCGGCGGCCGAGGCCCGGATCCATGCCTGCGACTGCCAGATCATCCCCGCGGTGCTGGGTGGCAAGAGCGAGCCCCTCGACCTCGGGCGTCTCCGGCGGTTGGTCTCACCCGGCCTCCGCCGGGCGTTGTACCTGCGCGACCGCGGCTGCGCGTTCCCCGGCTGCCATCGCCCGCCTCGCCACTGCCAGGGCCACCACATCCGGCACTGGGCAGAGGGTGGCCCCACCGAGTTGGGCAACCTGGTCCTGATGTGCGGGCACCACCATCGGTTGCTGCACCGTTCCGGTTGGCAAGTCCGCATAGCTGCTGATGGCTTGCCTGAGTTCTTGCCGCCGGTGTTCTTGGACAAGCGCCGAAAACCCAGGCGCAACAACCTCCACCAACCACTACCGTTCGCCGCCTGA
- a CDS encoding FMN reductase, whose product MKLAVVTAGLSVPSSTRLLADRLAAATVAAAAAAASEPVSVSVVELRDIALDVTKNLLTGFPSPALRSAISTVVGADALIVVTPVFTAGYSGLFKSFFDVLDADSLAGKPVLLGATGGTERHSLVLDYQLRPLFGYLKADPVATGVYAASSDWGSGEGALQRRIEKAGAELASLAAGRPPATGEPEFVPFDQLLAGAGE is encoded by the coding sequence ATGAAGCTCGCGGTGGTGACGGCGGGGCTGTCGGTCCCGTCGTCGACCCGGCTGCTGGCGGATCGCCTGGCCGCGGCCACGGTGGCCGCGGCCGCGGCCGCGGCCTCGGAGCCGGTGTCGGTTTCGGTCGTCGAGCTGCGCGACATCGCGTTGGACGTGACGAAGAACCTGCTGACGGGGTTCCCGAGCCCGGCGTTGCGTTCGGCGATCTCGACGGTCGTCGGCGCGGACGCGCTGATCGTGGTGACCCCGGTGTTCACGGCGGGGTACAGCGGGCTGTTCAAGTCGTTCTTCGACGTGCTGGACGCGGACTCGCTGGCGGGCAAGCCGGTGCTGCTCGGAGCGACCGGCGGAACGGAACGCCACTCGCTGGTCCTCGACTACCAGCTCCGGCCGTTGTTCGGGTACCTGAAGGCGGATCCGGTCGCGACCGGGGTGTATGCGGCCTCGTCGGACTGGGGGAGCGGAGAGGGAGCCTTGCAGCGGCGCATCGAGAAGGCGGGGGCGGAGCTGGCCTCGCTGGCCGCCGGACGGCCGCCGGCGACCGGCGAGCCGGAGTTCGTCCCGTTCGACCAGCTGCTGGCGGGCGCGGGGGAGTGA
- a CDS encoding phospholipase D-like domain-containing protein — MDAELGRLGLAERSVRLLTGRDIWGSITPLLAPRRNLVAAFGHVGPGAAALLPLEPGDTLITDASLDTVLSGATSPHALLHWVKAGVIVHSLRGLNAKLVIAEDDPSFVVVGSADVTAAGPRQLFEAVTVSHEKHTVEEAQEAWLEWCDLAGPALTAGDLEPLLEQYGAGKPVTAQRPAAPTRAAAPARSVVTSRPATPVRPAAPAPPPSPVRPAAPARAAEVTPAPAPPVEPAAPEPVATAAAVTEPEPGDTPDTTETPTDVPRPSWPRPAELYLVSLVEGGEPSAEAEYRLEELTREYTHPGENGEQPFRVELFWADDGQGQDPPRTLRPGVHVIRVYSQKQGRALVGSRIEAPGLVLQAHTDEFAYPRRTYCYILTRETAARPAFGDLRKALAAIGEKPNFRNSFQVPRKIEALLGLWPDLGYDPR; from the coding sequence ATGGACGCGGAGCTCGGTCGGCTGGGTCTGGCAGAACGTTCGGTACGACTTCTCACGGGCCGCGACATCTGGGGCTCGATCACCCCACTGCTCGCGCCTCGCCGGAACCTGGTGGCCGCCTTCGGCCACGTCGGTCCCGGCGCGGCCGCGCTGCTGCCGCTGGAACCCGGCGACACGCTGATCACGGACGCGAGCCTGGACACCGTGCTGTCCGGTGCGACGAGCCCGCACGCCCTGCTGCACTGGGTGAAGGCGGGCGTGATCGTGCACTCGCTGCGCGGGCTGAACGCGAAGCTGGTGATCGCCGAGGACGACCCGTCGTTCGTGGTGGTCGGCTCGGCGGACGTGACCGCCGCCGGCCCGCGGCAGTTGTTCGAGGCGGTGACGGTCTCCCACGAGAAGCACACCGTCGAGGAGGCCCAGGAGGCCTGGCTCGAGTGGTGCGACCTGGCGGGACCCGCGCTGACGGCGGGTGACCTGGAGCCACTCCTGGAGCAGTACGGCGCCGGCAAGCCGGTCACCGCGCAGCGCCCCGCCGCCCCCACCCGCGCCGCGGCACCCGCCCGGTCCGTGGTGACGAGCCGCCCGGCGACGCCCGTCCGCCCCGCCGCCCCGGCCCCGCCGCCGTCCCCGGTCCGGCCCGCGGCACCCGCCCGGGCCGCCGAGGTCACGCCGGCCCCGGCACCCCCGGTCGAGCCGGCGGCACCGGAACCGGTTGCGACCGCGGCCGCCGTGACCGAGCCGGAACCCGGCGACACGCCGGACACGACGGAGACGCCGACCGACGTTCCCCGGCCCTCCTGGCCGCGCCCGGCCGAGCTGTACCTCGTCAGCCTCGTCGAGGGCGGCGAGCCGTCGGCCGAGGCCGAGTACCGGCTCGAAGAACTCACGCGCGAGTACACCCACCCCGGCGAGAACGGCGAACAGCCGTTCCGCGTCGAGCTGTTCTGGGCCGACGACGGCCAGGGCCAGGACCCGCCGCGCACGCTCCGCCCGGGCGTGCACGTGATCCGCGTCTACAGCCAGAAGCAGGGGCGCGCCCTGGTCGGGTCGCGGATCGAGGCCCCCGGCCTCGTGCTGCAGGCGCACACCGACGAGTTCGCCTACCCGCGCCGCACCTACTGCTACATCCTGACCCGGGAGACGGCCGCGAGGCCGGCGTTCGGCGACCTCCGCAAGGCCCTCGCCGCGATCGGCGAGAAGCCGAACTTCCGGAACAGCTTCCAGGTCCCGCGGAAGATCGAAGCCCTGCTGGGCCTGTGGCCCGACCTGGGCTACGACCCCCGCTAG
- a CDS encoding dihydrofolate reductase family protein — protein sequence MTGVVASFCMSLDGFVARPDDSVGPLFDWYTAGDVEVPMVGYPITFRVDASSADYLRSFLDTVRGGAFVCGRRVFDHTHGWGGNPPGGGAAFVVTHRPPPSDWPDSRLAPFTFVSSVSRAIELAKAAGDGTVGVSGPSIAQQCLNLGLLDEVRVDLVPVFLGSGVRYFSGVGASGALLERVEVVAGLGVTHLRYRVRYPHS from the coding sequence ATGACCGGGGTCGTCGCGAGCTTCTGCATGTCACTGGACGGGTTCGTCGCGCGGCCCGACGATTCGGTGGGACCACTGTTCGACTGGTACACCGCGGGCGACGTCGAGGTGCCGATGGTCGGCTACCCGATCACCTTTCGCGTGGACGCCTCGAGCGCGGACTACTTGCGTTCGTTCTTGGACACGGTCCGCGGCGGCGCGTTCGTCTGCGGGCGGCGGGTGTTCGACCACACCCACGGCTGGGGCGGCAACCCACCGGGCGGCGGCGCGGCTTTCGTCGTCACGCACCGGCCTCCGCCTTCGGACTGGCCCGATTCCCGGTTGGCGCCGTTCACTTTCGTCTCTTCCGTCTCCCGCGCGATCGAGCTGGCCAAGGCGGCTGGGGATGGGACCGTGGGTGTCTCCGGGCCGAGTATTGCCCAGCAGTGCTTGAACCTTGGGCTTCTCGATGAGGTTCGGGTCGATCTTGTTCCCGTTTTTCTCGGTTCGGGAGTGCGGTATTTCTCGGGCGTCGGCGCGTCGGGGGCTTTGCTGGAGCGGGTTGAGGTTGTCGCCGGGTTGGGTGTTACTCACTTGCGTTATCGGGTTCGGTACCCACACTCTTAA
- a CDS encoding VOC family protein: protein MASVKQVQITFDCAEPERVARFWCEVLGYVVPPPPEGFATWAEFDRSLPPDRQGAAFACADPTGVGPRLFFQRVPEGKVVKNRVHLDVRVGTGLVGDERLAALQAECERLIALGAVQERVLLADGFNESCIVMQDVEGNEFCLD from the coding sequence ATGGCGTCGGTCAAGCAGGTCCAGATCACCTTCGACTGTGCGGAACCCGAGCGTGTCGCCCGGTTCTGGTGCGAGGTGCTGGGGTACGTCGTCCCCCCACCACCGGAGGGGTTCGCCACTTGGGCCGAGTTCGACAGGTCCCTGCCGCCCGACCGCCAGGGCGCGGCGTTCGCCTGCGCGGATCCCACGGGCGTGGGGCCGCGGCTGTTCTTCCAGCGCGTTCCGGAAGGCAAGGTCGTCAAGAACCGGGTCCACCTCGACGTGCGGGTGGGCACCGGGCTGGTGGGCGACGAGCGCCTGGCCGCACTCCAGGCGGAGTGCGAGCGGTTGATCGCGCTCGGGGCGGTGCAGGAGCGAGTGCTGCTGGCCGATGGCTTCAACGAGTCGTGCATCGTGATGCAGGACGTCGAGGGCAACGAGTTCTGTCTCGACTGA
- the tnpC gene encoding IS66 family transposase, whose protein sequence is MGEGVRPSYDELAALVAAQAVELAHAREEIAALRAEVAALKRRLGTNSGNSSMPPSSDRFAKPAPKSLRSRTGRKQGKQPGAPGANLSLVENPDRIVEHAPSACSGCGAGLRRTDRAGVMRRQVVDLPEVRPSVTEHRLQRLRCRGCHQVTTAPAPAEATAPACYGPNVTALAVYLLTFQHIPVARTAQLLADLMGLPVSTGWVAGVLTPVAANLEGFAEQVEQALRAAPVAHFDETGIRVDGKNWWLHVACTPHLTAYMPHRQRGGEAMDEFGILNYFRGVAVHDGLMSYQDFGRKHARCNAHHLRELVAAGEAHPEHTWPTIAIKTLEALNTAAHAARDDGLDAIPAHIVDPLISRFVRTIHLGLLLHPPSRHRKQSKTRNLLVRLRDYQHQVLLFARDLTVPFTNNQAERDLRMIKAQLKISGGWRTQHGAQVWLRVRGYISTARKNGLHIITALRDAVTGNPWLPTTIEMT, encoded by the coding sequence GTGGGGGAAGGTGTTCGTCCGTCGTATGACGAGCTGGCCGCGCTGGTCGCAGCGCAGGCGGTAGAGCTCGCGCATGCGCGGGAGGAAATCGCCGCGTTGCGGGCCGAAGTCGCTGCGCTCAAGCGGCGGTTGGGCACGAACTCGGGTAACTCCTCGATGCCGCCATCGTCGGACCGGTTCGCCAAACCCGCCCCGAAGTCGTTGCGTAGCAGGACCGGCCGCAAGCAGGGCAAGCAGCCCGGTGCGCCTGGTGCGAACCTGTCGCTGGTCGAGAACCCGGACAGGATCGTCGAGCATGCGCCGTCGGCGTGTTCAGGGTGCGGTGCAGGTCTGCGCCGCACTGATCGTGCGGGGGTGATGCGGCGGCAGGTGGTGGACCTGCCCGAGGTGCGCCCGTCGGTGACCGAGCACCGCCTGCAACGGCTGCGCTGCCGCGGCTGCCACCAGGTCACCACCGCGCCCGCGCCGGCCGAGGCGACCGCACCCGCGTGTTACGGGCCGAACGTGACCGCGCTGGCGGTGTATCTGCTGACCTTCCAGCATATCCCGGTCGCGCGGACCGCGCAGCTGCTGGCGGACCTGATGGGGTTGCCGGTGTCGACCGGCTGGGTCGCCGGTGTCCTCACCCCCGTCGCCGCCAACCTCGAAGGGTTCGCCGAGCAGGTCGAGCAGGCATTGCGGGCAGCGCCGGTGGCACATTTCGACGAGACCGGTATCCGGGTCGACGGGAAGAACTGGTGGCTGCACGTGGCTTGCACCCCACACCTGACCGCCTACATGCCGCACCGGCAGCGTGGTGGCGAGGCGATGGACGAGTTCGGGATCCTCAACTACTTCCGGGGTGTCGCGGTCCATGACGGGCTGATGTCGTATCAAGATTTCGGACGCAAACACGCCCGCTGCAACGCCCACCACCTGCGCGAACTGGTCGCGGCCGGCGAAGCCCACCCCGAGCACACCTGGCCCACGATCGCGATCAAAACCCTCGAAGCACTCAACACCGCTGCCCATGCCGCGCGAGACGACGGCCTGGACGCCATCCCCGCCCACATCGTCGATCCGCTGATCTCCCGGTTCGTCCGCACCATCCATCTCGGCCTGCTGCTGCACCCACCGAGCCGGCATCGTAAGCAAAGCAAGACCCGCAACCTGCTGGTACGCCTGCGCGACTACCAGCACCAAGTGCTGCTGTTCGCCCGCGACCTCACCGTCCCGTTCACCAACAACCAAGCCGAACGCGACCTACGGATGATCAAGGCCCAGTTGAAGATCTCCGGCGGCTGGCGCACCCAGCACGGCGCCCAGGTGTGGTTGCGCGTGCGCGGCTACATCTCCACCGCCCGCAAGAACGGCCTGCATATCATCACCGCACTCCGCGACGCCGTCACCGGAAACCCTTGGCTGCCAACAACTATCGAAATGACCTGA
- a CDS encoding DNA gyrase/topoisomerase IV subunit B, with product MTAETLYGADDLTHLEGLEAVRKRPGMYIGSTDSRGINHLFSEVVDNSTDEGVAGHATKIVVTLHADGSVQVDDDGRGIPTGTHAKSGLSGVELVLTRLHAGGKFGGSGYKTSGGLHGVGASAVNALSHRFDVTVKQDGKVHQMSFKHGIPGTFDAPGPKAKFTRRSGLNLVGKMKRGERSGTSIRYWYDARYFESGAALDVEGVRAKLRNTAFLVPGVTYVLRTAIEDTITEETFHFPHGLVDMVDFLTPSGEKPVCGTLLITGEGTYKENAADAAGVMQSNVERHAEVEVALRWGTGYERTVECFTNTIRNVHGGTHRRGFDRAMAKALQDAISKTRGLLKPKEDMPTIEDVLEGMTAVVHVRLPEPQFTSQTKDELSTAGITRVIQGIVDKHVKAWTEDRKTKSEAKVVLQKVVDASRVRLTQKQQKDAARRKTALEGAAMPPKLVDCRTTGVSRSELFLVEGDSALGSARMARVSEYQALLPLRGKILNVQKASLGDTLKNAEIASIVQVLGAGTGRTFDLTTMRYGRVILMADADVDGSHIRTLLITLFAKYMRPVIEDGRLYAAMPPLHKLVTKGRNPETHFTYTQQEMETKYAELERAGKSIVTPVPRFKGLGEMDADELWETTMNPATRSVRRITMDDAEAAEGALELLMGEKVEPRRNWLVASSDRIDRDAIDA from the coding sequence GTGACTGCCGAGACCTTGTACGGGGCCGACGACCTCACCCACCTCGAGGGTCTCGAAGCCGTCCGCAAACGCCCCGGGATGTACATCGGCTCCACCGACAGCCGGGGCATCAACCACCTCTTCTCCGAGGTGGTCGACAACTCGACGGACGAGGGTGTCGCCGGCCACGCGACGAAGATCGTCGTCACGCTGCACGCCGACGGCAGCGTCCAGGTGGACGACGACGGCCGCGGCATCCCCACCGGCACCCACGCCAAGTCCGGTTTGTCCGGCGTCGAGCTGGTGCTGACCCGGCTGCACGCCGGCGGCAAGTTCGGCGGCTCGGGCTACAAGACCTCCGGCGGCCTGCACGGCGTCGGCGCTTCGGCGGTCAACGCGCTGTCGCACCGCTTCGACGTCACGGTGAAGCAGGACGGCAAGGTCCACCAGATGTCGTTCAAGCACGGCATCCCCGGCACCTTCGACGCGCCCGGCCCGAAGGCGAAGTTCACCCGCCGCTCCGGGCTGAACCTCGTCGGCAAGATGAAGCGCGGCGAGCGCAGCGGCACCTCGATCCGCTACTGGTACGACGCGCGGTACTTCGAGTCCGGCGCGGCGCTGGACGTCGAGGGCGTGCGGGCGAAGCTGCGCAACACGGCGTTCCTGGTCCCGGGCGTCACGTACGTGCTGCGCACCGCGATCGAAGACACCATCACCGAAGAGACCTTCCACTTCCCGCACGGCCTCGTCGACATGGTCGACTTCCTGACCCCGTCGGGTGAAAAGCCGGTCTGCGGCACGCTGCTGATCACCGGCGAGGGCACGTACAAGGAGAACGCGGCGGACGCGGCCGGCGTCATGCAGTCCAATGTGGAGCGGCACGCCGAGGTCGAGGTGGCGCTGCGCTGGGGCACCGGCTACGAGCGCACGGTCGAGTGCTTCACCAACACGATCCGCAACGTCCACGGCGGCACGCACCGCCGCGGCTTCGACCGCGCGATGGCGAAGGCGTTGCAGGACGCGATCTCCAAGACCCGTGGGCTGCTCAAGCCCAAGGAGGACATGCCGACGATCGAGGACGTCCTCGAGGGCATGACCGCCGTCGTGCACGTCCGGCTGCCAGAGCCGCAGTTCACGTCGCAGACGAAGGACGAGCTGTCCACCGCCGGCATCACCCGCGTCATCCAGGGCATCGTCGACAAGCACGTCAAGGCCTGGACCGAGGACCGCAAGACAAAGTCCGAGGCCAAGGTCGTGCTGCAGAAGGTGGTCGACGCCTCGCGCGTCCGGCTCACCCAGAAGCAGCAGAAGGACGCGGCCCGGCGCAAGACCGCGCTCGAGGGCGCGGCGATGCCGCCGAAGCTGGTCGACTGCCGCACCACCGGTGTCTCGCGCAGCGAGTTGTTCCTGGTGGAGGGTGACAGCGCGCTCGGGTCGGCGCGCATGGCGCGCGTGTCGGAGTACCAGGCGCTGCTGCCGCTGCGGGGCAAGATCCTGAACGTGCAGAAGGCGTCGCTCGGCGACACGCTGAAGAACGCCGAAATCGCGTCGATCGTGCAGGTCCTGGGCGCGGGCACCGGGCGCACGTTCGACCTGACGACCATGCGCTACGGCCGCGTCATCCTGATGGCGGACGCGGACGTCGACGGCTCGCACATCCGGACCCTGCTGATCACGCTGTTCGCGAAGTACATGCGTCCCGTGATCGAGGACGGCCGGCTGTACGCCGCGATGCCGCCGTTGCACAAGCTCGTCACGAAGGGCCGCAACCCGGAGACGCACTTCACGTACACGCAGCAGGAGATGGAAACCAAGTACGCCGAGCTGGAGCGGGCGGGCAAGAGCATCGTCACGCCGGTGCCGCGGTTCAAGGGTCTCGGCGAGATGGACGCCGACGAGCTGTGGGAGACCACGATGAACCCGGCCACCCGCTCGGTCCGCCGGATCACCATGGACGACGCCGAGGCCGCCGAGGGCGCGCTGGAGCTGCTGATGGGCGAGAAGGTCGAGCCCCGGCGGAACTGGCTGGTCGCCTCCTCGGACCGGATCGACCGCGACGCCATCGACGCTTAA
- a CDS encoding LLM class flavin-dependent oxidoreductase, which translates to MQFGIFTVGDVTTDPTNGTTPTEHERIKAMVRIALKAEEVGLDVFATGEHHNPPFVPSSPTTMLGHIAAQTSKIILSTSTTLITTNDPVKIAEDFAMLQHLADGRVDLMMGRGNTGPVYPWFGEDIRQGIPLAIEKYALLRRLWREDVVDWSGKFRTPLQGFTSTPRPLDGVPPFVWHGSIRSPEIAEQAAFYGDGFFANHIFWPKEHFQQLISFYRQRFEHYGHGAADQAIVGLGGQAFIRPKSQDAWNEFRPYFDNAPVYGHGPSLEEFTDQTPLTVGSPQEVIDKTLTFREHFGDYQRQLFLMDHAGLPLKTVLEQLDLLGGEVVPVLRKELDALRPAHVPDAPTHASLAAAAAASASAEVAV; encoded by the coding sequence ATGCAGTTCGGAATCTTCACGGTGGGCGACGTCACGACCGATCCCACGAACGGCACCACGCCGACGGAGCACGAGCGGATCAAGGCGATGGTCCGGATCGCGCTCAAGGCCGAGGAGGTCGGGCTCGACGTGTTCGCGACCGGCGAGCACCACAACCCGCCGTTCGTGCCGTCGTCGCCCACGACGATGCTGGGGCACATCGCGGCGCAGACGTCGAAGATCATCCTCTCGACGTCGACGACGCTCATCACCACGAACGACCCAGTGAAGATCGCCGAGGACTTCGCGATGCTGCAGCACCTCGCCGACGGCCGCGTCGACCTCATGATGGGCCGCGGCAACACCGGCCCGGTCTACCCGTGGTTCGGCGAGGACATCCGCCAGGGCATCCCGCTGGCGATCGAGAAGTACGCGCTGCTGCGCCGGCTGTGGCGCGAGGACGTCGTCGACTGGTCCGGCAAGTTCCGCACGCCGCTGCAGGGCTTCACGTCCACGCCGCGGCCGCTGGACGGCGTCCCGCCGTTCGTGTGGCACGGCTCGATCCGCAGCCCGGAGATCGCCGAGCAGGCGGCGTTCTACGGAGACGGCTTCTTCGCCAACCACATCTTCTGGCCGAAGGAGCACTTCCAGCAGCTCATCTCCTTCTACCGCCAGCGGTTCGAGCACTACGGGCACGGGGCGGCCGACCAGGCGATCGTCGGGCTCGGCGGGCAGGCGTTCATCCGGCCCAAGTCGCAGGACGCGTGGAACGAGTTCCGGCCGTACTTCGACAACGCGCCGGTGTACGGGCACGGCCCGTCGCTGGAGGAGTTCACCGACCAGACGCCGCTGACGGTGGGCAGCCCGCAGGAGGTCATCGACAAGACGCTGACGTTCCGCGAGCACTTCGGTGACTACCAGCGCCAGCTGTTCCTGATGGACCACGCGGGCCTGCCGTTGAAGACGGTGCTGGAGCAGCTCGACCTGCTCGGCGGGGAAGTGGTTCCGGTGCTGCGCAAGGAGCTGGACGCGCTGCGCCCGGCCCACGTCCCGGACGCGCCGACGCACGCGTCGTTGGCGGCGGCTGCGGCGGCTTCGGCTTCGGCGGAGGTGGCGGTATGA
- a CDS encoding SRPBCC family protein gives MSTTITAQPGTPFIETTREFAAPPSAVLRAHTDPELIVQWLGPHGMEMEIVEFDARSGGGYAYIHRDERGEYRFRGVYHTVDEDRIIQTFEFLGAPGEVTLDSLTLTDLGGRTRMVTHSVFPSVEARDAALESGMSRGITESFERLDKVLAD, from the coding sequence GTGAGCACCACGATCACCGCCCAGCCGGGAACGCCGTTCATCGAGACCACCCGCGAGTTCGCGGCCCCGCCGTCGGCCGTTCTCCGCGCACACACCGACCCGGAGCTGATCGTGCAGTGGCTGGGCCCGCACGGCATGGAGATGGAGATCGTCGAGTTCGACGCCCGCTCCGGCGGCGGCTACGCCTACATCCACCGCGACGAGCGCGGCGAATACCGCTTCCGCGGCGTCTACCACACAGTGGACGAGGACCGGATCATCCAGACGTTCGAGTTCCTCGGCGCACCAGGCGAAGTCACCCTCGACTCGCTGACGCTGACCGACCTCGGCGGCCGCACGCGCATGGTGACCCACTCGGTGTTCCCGTCGGTCGAGGCGCGCGACGCGGCGCTGGAGAGCGGGATGAGCCGCGGGATCACGGAGTCGTTCGAGCGGCTCGACAAGGTGCTGGCAGACTGA